TTGATTTTTACTGAAGTGTCCACTGTGCAGACGATATGTCAATTCAAAGCAACCCCTGCCTAAGGATGCCTTTCGCCCACTTTTCTTGATTTCCGGAACGCTAATTTATTGAAATTTAAGGGAATTTACTTGAACAGTCTCCACTCATAGTCTGCATATCACTGGCAAATAATCCCATATCTGACAGTATCGATGATAGAGTATTAATAACGATATTACCAGAGTTAATCAATTCGTTCTTTCAACCTCAAATGCAATCTAACAGCGTTTTCTTTAGAGGAGCCATTAGTTATGGTCAATACTCATTCAGTGCTGAGCAAAATATAATTATGGGACCAGCACTAGATGAAGCATCCGAATGGTATGAGACAGTTGATTGGATTGGTATCATACTATCTCCTAGTGCAGAATACGCAGTTGAAATGTTTCTCAGCAGAAACGATGTTTTGGAAGAACATAAAACCATCATCCAAACAACATTTCATAAATACCCAAGAATACCTTTTAAACTAGGAATACCGAGTATTTGTCATTATGCTTTTTGTTGGATTGATCCAACGCGAGATGATGACATCCGAAAAGCAAACTGGGTTTTAGTATTAGGACTATTCTCACAACTAAAACACTCAATCTCTTATGCAACCAAGTATAGTAACGCATTGGAGTTTATTAAGTACATTCTATTCGAAGAGCACGAGAAGAAAAACAGCTGAACCATCAATAATTCCTAATCAGCAACTCTGTCTCTGTCTGAAAAGAACCGGAAACGGTGTATTGCGCTTCGACTTCTTCAATGGTGAAGCCTTGGTAGAGTGTGCGAATGTAAGGGTCGTTATTGTAGGATAACAGAAACTTCCCTTTGATGTTCTTCAGTGCAGCTGCCAATTCTTCATGCTTGGTGAATGCGTCTGCGTCTTCTCTGTCGTATAGATGCTCCTTGGTATAGTAGGGTGGGTCGAGGTAGAAGAAGGTATTGGGTGTATCGAACCGGGCAATGATCTTCTCAAAGTCCTGCTTCTCGATGATTACCTGTTTGAGTCGGTCTGAGGCTGCTTTAACCTTCTCAAGGTTTCGCAGCGGCATGTACTTGTAGCCCTGCATGATGCAGAAGTTCTTTGATCTTGAGCCATAGCTGCAGGACAACTGGAAGTAGAAGCGGATAGCTCGTTCCAGTTCGGTTTTGGGTGTGTGTTGTGCGAACGTGTCGAACATCTCTCTGGATACCAAGTACTGATTCAACTCCGTCACAAACGCTTCCGGGTGCTGCTTGATGTACTTCCAGAAGTTCACCAGATCACCATTGATGTCATTATAGACCTCGGTGTATCTGCTCTTGGGTCCGGTCTGCCAATCTTCCTTATCGGGTGACTTCCCAAATAGTATCCAGGCAGCACCGCCAAAGACTTCACAGTAGATATCGTGCTTAGGGATGAGTGGCAGTATCTTTTTTCTGAGGAGACGCTTGCCACCTACCCAGGAGATGATACTATTCACGATATCCCCCTGATCTCTTTGGTGGTTTTGGCTTTGGGCTTGGCGGTATCCTGATCAGTATCTACCAACTCGAAGTTGGCGATGATCACTTCATTGAACTCGGACTTGCCTTCCTTGCGGTTGATGCCCTTGGTTCGGGTGACATGCCTGATATCATAGCCTTTGTATAGCTTCAGGACAT
This region of Candidatus Cloacimonadaceae bacterium genomic DNA includes:
- a CDS encoding DNA adenine methylase; translation: MNSIISWVGGKRLLRKKILPLIPKHDIYCEVFGGAAWILFGKSPDKEDWQTGPKSRYTEVYNDINGDLVNFWKYIKQHPEAFVTELNQYLVSREMFDTFAQHTPKTELERAIRFYFQLSCSYGSRSKNFCIMQGYKYMPLRNLEKVKAASDRLKQVIIEKQDFEKIIARFDTPNTFFYLDPPYYTKEHLYDREDADAFTKHEELAAALKNIKGKFLLSYNNDPYIRTLYQGFTIEEVEAQYTVSGSFQTETELLIRNY